From one Melioribacteraceae bacterium genomic stretch:
- a CDS encoding bifunctional response regulator/alkaline phosphatase family protein: MPPKRILWVDDEIELLRSHVLFLTEKGYEVETVTNGTDAVNEVNTKNYDLIFLDEMMPGMGGLETLSEIKEINSHIPVVMVTKSEEESLMHDAIGSKISDYLIKPVVPSQILLVCKKIFDRQKISGEYVARDYLNDFNQISTQLLNNPDHSAWIDIYKRLVNYELELDAHPEVDLRQTLSDQKKECNQEFSKYVEKYYKKWIDSLEYDDSPNMTPRIIEDRVIPMVRESEGPIFLFVLDCLRLDQWKVMERELINLFNIKTDYYYSILPTATPYARNALFSGLFPSEIEQHYPELWSKEGDDERSQNKYEKELLQLLLKRKHVNLRNDLKYMKIIDPDVGRAFEQNISSHHNTHFMAVVVNFLDMIAHGRSDSDILKEIAPDESAYRSLTASWFRHSSLLATFQTISKMKNAKIVITTDHGSIRALRGAKVLGDKDASSNLRFKFGRNLKVDDKHAVFVKNPADYKLPRKNMMISYIFAKEDYYFVYPTDYHKYLSYYKDTFQHGGISMEEMILPIITMEKR; this comes from the coding sequence ATGCCACCCAAAAGAATATTATGGGTCGATGATGAGATTGAATTGCTGCGATCACATGTTTTATTTTTAACCGAGAAAGGCTATGAAGTAGAAACTGTTACTAATGGTACTGACGCAGTTAATGAGGTTAATACAAAAAATTATGACCTAATTTTTCTTGATGAAATGATGCCCGGTATGGGTGGACTTGAAACTTTATCCGAAATAAAGGAAATTAATTCTCATATACCTGTAGTCATGGTTACCAAAAGTGAAGAAGAAAGTTTGATGCATGATGCTATTGGAAGTAAAATTAGTGACTACTTGATTAAACCAGTAGTTCCTTCACAAATTTTACTTGTATGTAAAAAGATTTTTGATCGACAAAAAATTTCTGGCGAATATGTTGCCAGAGATTATTTAAATGATTTTAACCAAATCTCAACTCAGCTTCTTAACAATCCTGACCATTCTGCTTGGATTGATATTTATAAACGATTAGTTAATTACGAATTAGAACTTGATGCACATCCCGAAGTTGATTTACGCCAGACACTCAGCGATCAGAAAAAAGAATGCAACCAAGAATTCAGTAAGTATGTTGAGAAATATTATAAAAAATGGATTGATAGTTTGGAATATGATGATTCACCAAATATGACTCCTCGTATTATTGAAGATAGAGTGATACCAATGGTGAGAGAAAGTGAAGGGCCGATATTTTTATTCGTGCTTGATTGTCTAAGACTTGACCAATGGAAAGTCATGGAAAGAGAGTTAATAAATTTATTCAATATTAAAACAGATTACTATTATTCCATATTGCCGACAGCAACACCTTATGCTCGTAATGCATTATTCAGCGGGCTCTTTCCTTCTGAAATTGAACAACACTACCCGGAACTTTGGTCAAAAGAAGGAGATGACGAAAGAAGCCAAAATAAATATGAAAAAGAATTACTTCAATTATTGTTAAAGAGAAAGCATGTAAATCTTCGTAACGACCTTAAGTATATGAAAATTATTGACCCAGATGTTGGTAGAGCATTTGAACAAAATATTAGTTCGCATCATAATACACACTTCATGGCAGTTGTGGTAAATTTTCTGGATATGATTGCTCATGGTCGTTCCGATTCGGATATCTTAAAAGAAATTGCGCCGGATGAATCAGCCTACAGATCTTTAACTGCAAGTTGGTTTAGACACTCATCATTGTTGGCTACTTTTCAGACAATTTCTAAAATGAAGAATGCTAAAATTGTTATAACTACCGATCATGGAAGTATAAGAGCATTAAGAGGTGCCAAAGTACTTGGAGATAAAGATGCTTCCAGTAATCTTCGCTTTAAATTTGGCCGGAATTTAAAAGTTGACGATAAACATGCGGTTTTTGTAAAAAATCCAGCCGATTACAAATTACCGCGTAAGAATATGATGATCAGCTATATCTTTGCTAAAGAAGATTACTATTTTGTTTATCCTACAGACTATCATAAGTATCTTAGCTATTATAAGGATACTTTTCAACATGGAGGAATTTCCATGGAGGAAATGATTTTACCAATTATTACTATGGAAAAGAGATGA
- the tsaE gene encoding tRNA (adenosine(37)-N6)-threonylcarbamoyltransferase complex ATPase subunit type 1 TsaE, whose amino-acid sequence MTFPVSVESLNESDTINFANEFAVTLNQGDIVALNGNLGSGKTFFIKAVCKNFEIDNVTSPSFAIVNSYDGKYKINHFDFYRIKKIDELYDIGYYDYLNDSSITFIEWADLFPKLLHKNYYEINIEIDSQTTRKISIRKYE is encoded by the coding sequence ATGACATTCCCAGTATCGGTAGAATCCTTAAATGAAAGCGACACGATCAATTTCGCGAATGAGTTTGCAGTTACTCTAAATCAAGGGGATATAGTTGCATTAAATGGGAATTTAGGAAGTGGTAAAACTTTTTTTATCAAAGCTGTTTGCAAAAATTTTGAAATTGATAATGTAACGAGTCCGAGTTTTGCAATCGTAAATAGTTATGATGGAAAATACAAAATCAATCACTTTGATTTTTATAGAATCAAAAAGATAGATGAGTTATATGATATTGGTTATTATGACTATTTAAATGATTCATCAATTACATTTATCGAATGGGCGGATTTATTTCCGAAATTGTTGCATAAAAATTACTACGAAATTAATATAGAAATTGATTCTCAAACCACGCGAAAAATTTCGATAAGAAAATATGAATGA
- the tsaB gene encoding tRNA (adenosine(37)-N6)-threonylcarbamoyltransferase complex dimerization subunit type 1 TsaB, producing MNDIFPLLAFETTDELCSAALLLNQNEYSEINVSGKHVHSAKLVPSVEQLLLTNKILVGELKVIAVSEGPGSFTGLRIGMSAAKGIAVGAQVPVLLVPTFEAIAFKYCNILPNDSIFCIVKKASRDEIYFAKYKVKDNNYFLVQPLSLIQVGDLPKQTMNSDVVITNIIKDLAVNKTSVLSALDIGVWAYKFGKDLLTSDYDLLEPKYFKEFIVKEKL from the coding sequence ATGAATGATATATTTCCATTATTAGCTTTCGAGACGACTGATGAACTTTGCAGTGCTGCATTATTATTGAACCAAAATGAATACTCCGAGATTAATGTCAGTGGAAAACACGTTCATTCAGCGAAACTTGTCCCAAGTGTCGAACAATTACTTTTAACAAATAAAATTCTAGTCGGTGAATTGAAAGTAATTGCCGTTTCTGAAGGGCCAGGTTCATTTACCGGATTGAGAATCGGCATGTCTGCGGCTAAAGGAATTGCGGTTGGGGCTCAAGTACCGGTGCTGTTAGTTCCTACTTTCGAGGCAATTGCTTTTAAATATTGTAACATTCTTCCGAATGATTCGATATTCTGTATTGTCAAAAAAGCAAGTAGGGATGAAATTTACTTTGCTAAATATAAAGTAAAGGATAATAATTATTTTTTGGTTCAGCCATTAAGTTTAATTCAGGTGGGCGATCTTCCAAAACAAACCATGAATTCTGATGTAGTTATTACCAATATTATTAAAGATTTAGCGGTTAATAAAACATCAGTCCTGTCAGCTCTAGATATTGGAGTATGGGCTTATAAATTTGGCAAAGATTTATTAACTTCGGACTATGATTTATTGGAGCCGAAATATTTCAAAGAATTTATTGTAAAGGAGAAATTATGA